Proteins from one Leptospira wolffii serovar Khorat str. Khorat-H2 genomic window:
- a CDS encoding TIGR04452 family lipoprotein: MKKIYTFLLLLLALAATDCVVLDETGYSDSYTGKETKRRIQEQAFALDYFQYNRTYSADMALLGTVVDQVVVEIISDIDESKYYNKEDVHKCEYDMSKTIFALGRDSDAGTALLFAPGCKALKPNGLIIK, encoded by the coding sequence ATGAAAAAAATTTACACCTTCTTGCTTTTGCTTCTCGCGCTTGCCGCCACCGATTGCGTCGTTTTGGATGAGACCGGTTATTCGGATAGTTATACCGGAAAAGAAACCAAGAGGAGGATCCAGGAACAGGCGTTTGCGCTAGACTATTTCCAATACAATCGGACTTATTCCGCCGATATGGCTTTACTCGGAACGGTGGTGGATCAAGTGGTGGTGGAGATTATTTCGGATATAGACGAATCCAAATATTATAATAAAGAAGATGTTCACAAATGCGAATACGATATGTCGAAGACCATATTTGCACTCGGTAGAGACTCCGACGCGGGGACCGCACTGCTATTCGCTCCTGGATGTAAGGCATTGAAACCGAACGGGCTCATAATCAAATAA
- a CDS encoding RHS repeat-associated core domain-containing protein, protein MLRKIKYSILLVVLCSGFFMAWNPLRPVFAFLANAFGIGTSIPLPFPEMNVDFTGKPRFSLSVQTPPGAGDMVPQISIQYVSGFGTGILGKGWTLSGLAKITKNASLGVHFTPSDGYASSQLGELIPAGSDGSYRSKIESFSKIQLAQEVWSVRDRSGILYEYGRNASQGSNSLVSSNGQNVVYYLDRVRDRYGNGYDVDYLPETAESAEALPKEIRYARGNARIQFFYEDLSGPWTEYLYSLGKRVQRKKLLNKIEVYAKDENGTESRTESYSFDYDRIDGEIFLVGFERDKYKSISFDYTRKNNTAKIFQSSGKSYKNSYFAGDPSLKATCDSVVAICACTADYACMVNSHFSAQILCQTGIQAYEDICTNGMEMSFTAPADMDGDGVPELVRVLGSKEDQKFSISKLSSWNAASSGPISVEDNRKGEPLGMDTQGQILGGDFNGDGKSDFLVLRGNGSILKIYYGPDFQSKEFSNIVVTGLGATDARGRIFVLDVNGDGKSDFLQADSDLKIQVYLSTGSAFQKIQSLSLGNYGTEMQQFGDLDKNGVPDFLRMDSSGSDKKILVTFFDYKNGQLQAIEETSLSRNTFGNAGDQFLADLNGDGFADFAFFTESGSRGKISYYPFDGRKFVTNGLSPVKTIDVEGAYASKGGSNFGPSGQKKYVEEDLSGDGIKDRISYNTGNPNNTFFQIEIYDPNQSKYNSAFSLYWNTDTSVDLNGDGNPDTIRADLTSIEEPDNDDPDNLPQTVVTRKFQITISTGSGFEVPIAIEDYIANPADTSSFAEGMYFNWRNRKDFVDLNGDGKADFLRYDAANSKLIVSYAEADSDGNITYSASGDKIWNTGGYLLSLDTNGDGKPEILGFQGDMAPTQYWKQSSAPFVGTVAYRSFPFESNLAIHFIRFDEELPSGLVREIRNGSQAKGEDAKLVIDYKLAKDHPGAIRSDLYSSASPEIVPFAFPDFLVKGFSQSVGETRLSAKEFEYSYARFYLNGLRNSSYIGFQKMVVRDPITNYSLESYYDPKFLEMSGSPTRQIHYKNGIKILESTADFNKTVSLFGGILVKPGEVREDRYLQGNLAAQVLVTQTFDSYGNTLTKDTSVNGTIMSEKTSYLNDWNAGILGLPSDLQVYKSGDLISHKRIQYADYRVSEVQELVSSGQWRSQFIQEYDGYGNPTRVQDSNGNISSLYYDTVVFKYPIRTVNSYGHTVLKNYDFRTGQEVSSTDPNGAVSRMEYDDWGRPVRSYLPGESDWSEKIEYENVGDLENELVRKVFRISNGETWQEESSNMVTGISKKRSSLANGYVLVEETHKNIAGQTLKKIDSYLEGSNPFSWTEFTYNGEGHLIKSEKNDGTASETILDGLETKIRTSVNGNVIEETSELKNSLGQIVSRTVQGKTTRYAYSPNGKVSQITDPENGITILETDFSGRQTKVTSPNSGTIERIYDPVSGKVREETSSNGSKISYEYDLLGRVTRTIAKGSDGEQVQHTYEYDRPETPNGIGKLTKATDQLGSTEFEYDIRGNQTLVKKNLIQEDLTFFIRKKYNLQNQVQEVTYPEGSIVKNVYSDAGNLAAITLTPGDGSGSDFPLVEYRGPSIEDGNLKLQRITGNGVIMDVLYDPVKKRPISYKTGKDLENYQNISYTYDDYGNHTKIEDKKNPARTQTFIYDSLRRLTSASGVYGTEEYLYSDSGRLLQKGNLTYSYSDPAHKSAVTKVVGENVSTNYTYDSSGNITNRNGDSFYYDPFQKIKRIDTENQESIRFETDFTGTRILKTNTSNGTKTISLGDMYEVVLAPGKSPQHTLYFRGNYGDIVGQWTRSDAVLVTYADLQNDSGWSPNLAWNTFLWNAKDTSIRGIKYLFLVPGTNIAFLYITLFLGLGFGLLSYREGVWRASLKFTAPILLISFSHCSVLVPGGNGTPPWILPPQYSPDTPSVENPYQPGGPGSGAGIPTNGFLFLHPDHLGSITMATDGNGNRAAGGDQGGASHISYKPYGEIQRNDSSGPDVFRYKFTGQIEDKETGLYYYKARYYDPLIGRFLQPDSVMDPGNPVGMDQYMYTEGNPVRYTDPSGHSIVSSWLQKNGLGMLNFHIEVGAFLQRAFYISSQRWSDAALPIALLFPSLAIGAAAAAAVGSAALAALTVMNMIGLLAASAMITNVAAMYGGAAALGLAAGAGLVGAALIGLGVAAAYYLGVSLIGAGVVAGSIAWYLGSPAVFGGLAALGIAGVLFVGALAATVEGFAVATLMGAGAGLLAMGAAVMILMGVLGIALIAALLVIAVASILVVMALALAVASVMLAAYLVLSQTLIVGAVGVVFVGSIFSPITLQAYVAGGLSKSSLNNIHWDEKNARIGACYAVGVNFGVTMGVLGGEVYTAAASKLEWLDPAMDGYSVLSIIYSALKGDWKSAGLGISGLILSKMYEKPIPLKLIYDYGTAVHNKCGGSL, encoded by the coding sequence ATGTTGCGAAAAATCAAATATTCTATTTTATTGGTGGTGCTATGCTCCGGCTTTTTCATGGCATGGAACCCCTTACGTCCTGTATTTGCCTTTTTGGCCAATGCATTCGGTATTGGAACGTCCATTCCGCTTCCTTTTCCGGAAATGAACGTGGACTTTACGGGAAAACCCAGATTCTCTTTATCCGTTCAGACGCCTCCCGGGGCTGGAGATATGGTTCCCCAGATTTCGATCCAATATGTTTCCGGCTTCGGAACCGGCATCTTAGGCAAGGGCTGGACCTTATCGGGCCTGGCAAAAATTACGAAAAATGCAAGTTTGGGAGTGCATTTCACTCCTTCCGACGGATACGCCTCCAGCCAATTGGGAGAATTGATTCCTGCCGGATCCGACGGGAGCTATCGTTCTAAGATAGAGTCTTTTTCTAAAATCCAGCTCGCTCAGGAAGTTTGGAGCGTTAGAGACCGCTCCGGAATTCTTTACGAATACGGCAGAAACGCTTCCCAGGGATCCAATTCTCTCGTTTCTTCCAACGGTCAAAATGTAGTATATTATTTGGATCGGGTCCGAGATCGCTATGGAAACGGATACGATGTGGACTATCTTCCGGAAACTGCGGAATCCGCAGAAGCGCTTCCTAAGGAGATCCGTTATGCGAGAGGAAATGCAAGGATCCAATTCTTCTACGAGGATTTGTCCGGACCTTGGACGGAATATCTCTATTCTCTCGGTAAGAGAGTCCAAAGAAAGAAGCTTTTAAACAAAATCGAAGTCTATGCCAAAGATGAGAATGGCACGGAGAGTAGAACCGAGTCCTATTCTTTCGATTACGATAGAATCGACGGAGAGATTTTTCTAGTCGGTTTCGAAAGGGATAAATACAAGTCCATTTCCTTCGATTATACCCGCAAAAACAATACGGCTAAGATCTTCCAATCCTCGGGCAAGAGTTATAAAAACTCCTATTTTGCAGGAGATCCTAGCCTGAAAGCTACCTGCGATAGCGTCGTAGCGATCTGCGCTTGCACTGCGGATTATGCTTGTATGGTAAATTCTCATTTTTCGGCTCAGATTCTTTGCCAAACCGGGATACAAGCCTACGAAGACATCTGTACGAACGGAATGGAAATGTCTTTTACCGCTCCGGCGGATATGGACGGGGACGGGGTTCCCGAACTCGTAAGAGTGCTTGGAAGTAAAGAAGACCAGAAATTCTCCATTTCCAAATTATCTTCTTGGAATGCCGCTTCCAGCGGACCGATTTCGGTCGAGGACAATCGGAAAGGAGAGCCTCTCGGAATGGATACCCAAGGCCAGATTCTAGGGGGAGATTTTAACGGAGACGGAAAATCGGATTTCCTGGTTCTGAGAGGGAACGGATCTATATTAAAAATCTATTATGGGCCGGATTTCCAATCCAAGGAATTTTCAAATATAGTCGTAACGGGACTCGGGGCGACGGATGCCAGGGGACGGATCTTCGTTCTGGATGTGAACGGGGACGGAAAATCCGATTTTCTGCAAGCGGATTCGGATCTCAAGATCCAAGTCTATCTTTCCACAGGGAGCGCATTCCAAAAGATCCAATCCTTGTCCTTGGGAAATTACGGAACCGAAATGCAGCAATTCGGAGACTTGGATAAGAACGGAGTTCCCGATTTTCTGAGAATGGACAGCAGCGGCTCCGATAAAAAAATACTAGTCACATTCTTCGATTATAAGAACGGGCAGTTACAAGCCATTGAAGAAACGAGTCTCTCCCGAAATACGTTCGGAAATGCGGGAGACCAATTTTTGGCGGACTTAAACGGGGACGGATTTGCGGACTTCGCATTCTTTACGGAATCCGGAAGCAGGGGTAAGATTTCCTATTATCCTTTCGACGGAAGAAAATTCGTAACCAACGGTTTGAGTCCCGTAAAGACCATCGATGTGGAAGGCGCATATGCGAGTAAGGGAGGTTCTAATTTCGGGCCTTCCGGCCAAAAGAAATACGTGGAGGAGGATCTTTCCGGAGATGGAATCAAGGATCGGATCTCTTATAATACGGGAAATCCCAACAATACTTTCTTCCAGATTGAAATCTACGATCCGAACCAATCCAAATACAATTCCGCATTCAGTTTGTATTGGAATACCGATACCTCCGTGGATTTGAACGGGGATGGAAATCCGGATACAATCCGCGCGGACTTAACGTCTATCGAAGAGCCGGATAACGACGATCCGGACAATCTCCCCCAAACAGTTGTGACTCGGAAATTCCAGATCACGATTTCGACCGGCTCGGGATTCGAGGTGCCGATTGCTATAGAGGACTATATCGCGAATCCGGCGGATACGAGTTCTTTTGCGGAGGGAATGTATTTTAATTGGAGGAATCGCAAGGACTTCGTGGACCTAAACGGGGACGGAAAAGCGGATTTTCTCAGATACGACGCCGCAAATTCCAAACTCATCGTATCTTACGCCGAGGCGGATTCCGACGGTAATATTACATATTCTGCAAGTGGGGACAAGATCTGGAATACTGGAGGATATCTATTGTCCCTGGATACGAACGGAGACGGAAAACCGGAAATTCTGGGGTTCCAGGGAGATATGGCTCCCACTCAATATTGGAAACAGAGTAGCGCTCCCTTTGTGGGAACTGTCGCTTACCGTTCCTTTCCTTTCGAATCCAATTTGGCGATCCATTTCATCCGATTCGATGAGGAACTTCCGAGCGGTCTCGTTCGGGAGATCCGAAACGGGAGCCAGGCAAAAGGAGAAGATGCAAAACTCGTAATCGATTATAAACTCGCCAAAGACCATCCCGGCGCGATCCGTTCGGATTTATATTCTAGTGCCAGTCCCGAAATCGTTCCTTTTGCATTTCCGGACTTTTTGGTAAAGGGATTTTCCCAGAGCGTAGGGGAGACTCGATTGTCCGCAAAGGAATTCGAATATTCTTACGCTCGTTTTTATCTGAACGGACTCAGGAATTCCTCTTATATCGGTTTCCAAAAGATGGTCGTTCGAGATCCGATCACGAATTATTCTTTGGAGTCCTATTACGATCCTAAATTCCTGGAGATGAGCGGTTCTCCCACGAGACAGATTCATTATAAGAATGGAATCAAGATTTTGGAATCCACCGCAGATTTCAATAAGACGGTTTCCCTTTTCGGCGGGATACTCGTGAAACCGGGAGAAGTTCGAGAGGATCGTTATCTACAGGGAAATCTGGCGGCTCAGGTTTTAGTCACCCAGACCTTCGATTCTTACGGGAATACTTTGACAAAAGATACCTCGGTCAACGGCACGATAATGAGCGAAAAGACCTCTTATCTGAACGATTGGAACGCGGGGATCCTGGGACTTCCTTCCGACTTGCAGGTATACAAATCGGGAGATCTGATCTCTCATAAAAGGATCCAATACGCGGATTATAGAGTATCCGAGGTCCAGGAATTGGTAAGCTCGGGGCAGTGGAGAAGCCAATTTATCCAGGAATACGACGGATACGGAAACCCTACTCGGGTGCAGGATTCCAACGGAAATATCAGTTCCTTATATTATGATACTGTTGTTTTTAAATATCCGATACGAACCGTAAATTCTTACGGGCATACGGTGCTTAAGAATTACGATTTTAGAACGGGTCAAGAGGTTTCCAGCACGGATCCGAACGGAGCGGTATCCAGGATGGAATACGACGATTGGGGGAGACCCGTTAGGAGCTATTTGCCCGGGGAGTCGGATTGGTCGGAAAAAATAGAGTACGAGAACGTCGGAGATTTAGAGAATGAGCTTGTCCGAAAAGTATTTCGTATCAGTAATGGTGAGACCTGGCAGGAAGAATCGAGTAATATGGTTACCGGTATTTCTAAAAAGAGAAGCAGTCTCGCAAACGGATATGTGTTAGTCGAGGAGACTCATAAGAATATCGCGGGCCAGACCTTGAAAAAAATCGATTCTTATCTGGAGGGCTCGAATCCGTTTTCTTGGACGGAATTTACCTATAACGGAGAGGGGCATCTTATCAAATCGGAGAAGAATGACGGAACCGCCTCCGAAACGATTCTGGACGGTTTAGAAACCAAAATCCGTACATCGGTCAACGGAAACGTAATAGAAGAAACTTCCGAGCTCAAGAATTCCTTGGGGCAGATAGTCTCTAGGACGGTGCAGGGAAAGACGACCCGTTATGCGTATTCTCCGAACGGAAAGGTCTCCCAAATCACGGACCCGGAAAACGGGATTACGATTTTAGAAACCGATTTTTCGGGTAGACAAACCAAGGTGACGAGCCCGAATTCCGGAACTATAGAACGTATTTACGATCCTGTGAGCGGAAAAGTGAGGGAAGAAACCTCCTCCAACGGCTCCAAAATCTCTTACGAATACGATCTGCTCGGAAGGGTGACTCGTACGATCGCAAAGGGAAGCGACGGGGAACAAGTCCAGCATACCTACGAATACGATCGTCCGGAGACTCCGAACGGCATAGGGAAATTGACTAAGGCTACGGACCAATTGGGCAGCACGGAATTCGAATACGATATTCGAGGAAACCAGACCCTAGTTAAGAAAAATCTAATCCAAGAAGATCTTACATTCTTCATACGCAAGAAATACAATCTCCAAAACCAAGTCCAGGAAGTGACCTATCCGGAGGGAAGTATCGTTAAGAATGTATACTCGGATGCGGGTAATCTTGCGGCGATCACTCTGACTCCAGGAGACGGAAGCGGCTCCGATTTTCCTCTCGTGGAATACAGAGGCCCGAGTATTGAGGACGGAAATCTAAAACTGCAAAGAATCACCGGAAACGGTGTGATCATGGACGTTCTCTACGATCCCGTCAAAAAGAGACCTATCAGCTATAAGACCGGTAAGGACCTGGAAAATTACCAGAATATTTCTTATACCTACGACGATTACGGAAACCATACCAAAATAGAAGACAAAAAGAATCCGGCTCGCACTCAAACGTTTATTTACGATTCCCTGCGGAGATTGACCTCCGCTAGCGGCGTCTATGGAACCGAAGAATACCTATACTCCGATTCCGGAAGACTCTTGCAAAAAGGAAATCTCACGTATTCCTATTCGGATCCGGCTCATAAGAGTGCGGTCACGAAAGTGGTAGGAGAGAACGTTTCCACGAATTATACGTACGATTCTTCCGGGAATATTACGAATCGGAACGGAGATAGTTTCTATTATGATCCTTTCCAAAAGATCAAACGAATCGACACCGAAAACCAAGAAAGCATCCGATTCGAAACCGATTTTACGGGGACTAGAATCTTAAAAACGAATACGAGCAACGGAACCAAAACGATCTCACTCGGAGATATGTACGAAGTGGTATTGGCTCCGGGAAAATCTCCCCAGCATACATTGTACTTCCGAGGAAATTACGGAGATATCGTGGGCCAATGGACCCGCAGCGACGCGGTTCTTGTCACATATGCGGATCTACAAAACGACTCCGGATGGAGTCCGAATTTGGCTTGGAACACCTTTCTTTGGAACGCCAAGGATACTTCCATCCGGGGGATCAAATATCTATTCCTGGTTCCGGGAACCAATATCGCGTTTTTGTATATTACCTTATTTTTAGGTTTGGGATTCGGTCTCTTATCCTATAGGGAAGGGGTCTGGAGGGCCAGCCTGAAATTTACGGCCCCGATTCTTCTCATCTCCTTCTCTCATTGTTCCGTATTGGTTCCCGGCGGAAACGGAACTCCTCCTTGGATCCTTCCTCCCCAGTACAGTCCGGACACTCCTTCCGTAGAAAATCCGTACCAACCGGGAGGACCGGGTTCGGGTGCGGGAATTCCTACCAACGGATTCTTATTCTTACATCCGGACCATTTGGGATCCATCACCATGGCTACGGACGGGAACGGAAATCGTGCGGCAGGAGGCGACCAGGGAGGAGCTTCTCATATATCATACAAACCTTATGGAGAAATACAAAGAAACGATTCCTCCGGTCCGGATGTGTTCCGTTATAAATTCACGGGACAAATAGAAGACAAAGAAACTGGACTCTATTATTATAAGGCGCGTTATTACGATCCTCTGATAGGTAGATTCTTACAACCGGATTCGGTAATGGATCCGGGTAACCCCGTGGGAATGGACCAATACATGTATACGGAAGGAAATCCGGTGCGTTATACGGATCCGAGCGGGCATAGTATCGTGAGTTCCTGGCTGCAGAAAAACGGTCTTGGAATGCTGAACTTCCATATAGAAGTGGGAGCTTTTCTGCAAAGAGCCTTCTATATCAGTAGCCAAAGATGGAGCGATGCGGCTCTTCCGATCGCACTTCTTTTTCCTTCCTTGGCCATCGGCGCCGCTGCCGCAGCGGCGGTAGGATCGGCAGCACTTGCCGCCTTGACCGTCATGAATATGATCGGGCTTCTAGCGGCTTCCGCGATGATCACGAACGTAGCCGCCATGTATGGAGGTGCTGCGGCTCTAGGACTCGCTGCCGGGGCAGGCCTAGTAGGTGCAGCACTCATCGGCCTGGGCGTAGCGGCCGCGTACTATCTGGGGGTTAGCCTCATCGGTGCTGGCGTAGTTGCCGGATCGATTGCTTGGTATTTGGGGAGTCCCGCTGTATTTGGCGGATTAGCCGCTCTTGGAATTGCGGGTGTACTCTTTGTTGGAGCGCTTGCTGCTACAGTCGAAGGTTTCGCTGTAGCTACGCTTATGGGAGCTGGAGCGGGCCTTCTTGCCATGGGTGCCGCTGTTATGATACTCATGGGAGTATTGGGGATAGCTCTGATCGCTGCGCTTTTGGTTATTGCAGTAGCATCAATCCTTGTAGTGATGGCTCTCGCATTAGCCGTCGCTTCGGTCATGCTTGCCGCTTATTTGGTTCTTTCTCAGACGTTGATTGTGGGAGCGGTCGGAGTGGTATTTGTCGGATCTATCTTTTCACCGATTACATTACAGGCATATGTAGCAGGAGGTTTATCCAAATCAAGTTTGAATAATATTCATTGGGATGAGAAGAACGCTAGGATTGGTGCTTGCTATGCAGTCGGTGTGAACTTTGGAGTTACGATGGGAGTTTTGGGTGGAGAAGTTTATACCGCAGCAGCCTCGAAGCTAGAATGGTTGGATCCTGCTATGGATGGATATTCAGTGCTATCTATCATTTATAGTGCATTGAAAGGAGATTGGAAGTCGGCTGGTTTAGGAATAAGCGGGCTAATATTATCAAAGATGTACGAAAAGCCGATTCCTCTCAAGCTAATCTATGATTACGGAACTGCTGTTCATAATAAGTGCGGAGGGAGTTTGTGA
- a CDS encoding LA_3334 family protein, with protein sequence MLKRNFLIFCFLFSSGGILSGAEILFKNGDAFLVEEFQETGNYITISWKDKKYRIPRSDLQRIDPRKKGPATSYRYLEFQLSDGTVLRGILVDRKESKLILKTELGFAELDTSKIVSQTGDTKDSPPELPEEYLTNETFVAEWRLGILGQASGAWGPWRSSFPVSYGAGFFLERSSSHPGRFYGFLSEISESPGKSGKLSVWTQQFYLGKSYGISAPYWILGLGGSSLHRTQGEDRTAAWTPDTSLEFGWAWQTASQHQIRIGIRNICHWSGDSTLCQTGLKFSWGIAL encoded by the coding sequence ATGCTAAAAAGAAATTTTCTAATCTTCTGTTTCTTATTTTCCTCAGGAGGGATTCTTTCCGGAGCGGAGATTCTATTCAAAAACGGGGACGCCTTCCTCGTGGAGGAATTCCAGGAAACCGGAAACTACATTACGATTTCCTGGAAAGACAAAAAATATCGGATTCCTCGCTCCGACTTGCAAAGAATCGATCCACGCAAGAAAGGACCGGCGACTTCTTATAGATATTTAGAATTCCAACTCTCGGATGGAACGGTTCTAAGAGGAATTCTAGTGGATAGAAAGGAATCCAAACTGATTCTAAAAACGGAGCTTGGATTTGCGGAACTGGATACAAGCAAGATCGTATCCCAAACGGGAGATACAAAGGATTCTCCTCCCGAATTACCGGAAGAATATCTAACCAACGAGACCTTCGTAGCAGAATGGAGATTGGGAATCCTGGGCCAGGCAAGCGGGGCCTGGGGCCCCTGGAGGAGTTCCTTCCCGGTTTCCTACGGAGCCGGTTTTTTTCTGGAAAGGTCCTCTTCTCATCCGGGAAGATTCTACGGATTCCTTTCGGAAATCTCCGAATCCCCCGGAAAATCGGGAAAACTCTCTGTTTGGACCCAGCAATTCTATTTAGGAAAATCTTATGGAATCTCGGCTCCGTATTGGATCTTGGGCTTAGGAGGCAGCTCTCTCCATCGAACCCAAGGAGAAGATAGAACTGCCGCATGGACTCCGGATACCAGTCTGGAATTCGGTTGGGCCTGGCAAACCGCGAGCCAACACCAAATCCGTATCGGAATCCGAAATATCTGTCACTGGAGCGGAGATTCTACTCTTTGCCAAACCGGCCTAAAATTCTCCTGGGGGATAGCCTTATGA
- a CDS encoding Kelch repeat-containing protein: MRKMVLSFCLSILCSCEPSSLDGILGQESSRVQYGFISQLGPVSATVSWKCSRESQGNLYTDSGMIPSLQNSKTHFVKIDSLSPNTEYNAIYTCGSEKIQEGQSISFRTWISDEPQKTRGIWILGGIGSTAAPVAEVDLFDPVTGVWYPSVTSVPTPRIYSSILSHKGKIYVIGGLEESGGGYVSSSKVEVFEPYSMTWSTLTSLPSGSQGAVAASVGDEIYIVSGSNSVDMTNGPVFNTVLKFYPEIGIGGQWISYSSSSTIFNRVDMSGCAIDGTLFYTGGRTYNSGAANSGTDAFVPPANTTTSFSEPSLSESKHGAASLCIKPKSTDPFPGDGVWFGVVGGSTGSGNVFQPPSALTPTNKTEFYQLGSSVFSAGPTLPSSLYYPAVQISYETRKIFVFGGASSINVPQDSVYSLDSGSPILSAWSAIPETMPRRRYAHKALRIDR, from the coding sequence ATGAGAAAAATGGTACTGTCCTTTTGCTTAAGTATCCTCTGTTCCTGTGAACCTTCTTCCCTGGACGGGATCCTGGGCCAAGAATCTTCCCGAGTACAATACGGATTTATCTCCCAGCTCGGTCCGGTCTCCGCCACCGTTTCCTGGAAATGCTCCAGAGAATCCCAAGGTAATTTATATACGGATTCAGGAATGATTCCTAGTTTACAAAATTCTAAAACTCATTTCGTGAAGATCGATTCTCTTTCTCCGAACACGGAATACAATGCGATCTATACTTGCGGTTCCGAAAAAATCCAGGAAGGTCAAAGTATTTCCTTCCGAACTTGGATCTCGGACGAGCCGCAAAAGACGAGAGGGATTTGGATTCTGGGCGGAATCGGATCCACTGCGGCTCCTGTAGCGGAGGTGGATTTATTCGATCCTGTCACAGGAGTCTGGTATCCTTCCGTCACAAGTGTTCCTACTCCCAGAATCTATTCCTCTATTCTCAGTCATAAAGGTAAAATCTATGTGATAGGAGGACTGGAGGAAAGCGGAGGCGGATATGTTTCCTCTTCCAAGGTGGAGGTGTTCGAGCCTTATTCTATGACCTGGAGCACGTTAACCTCTTTGCCTTCCGGATCCCAGGGAGCCGTTGCGGCTTCCGTAGGAGACGAGATCTATATCGTCTCCGGATCCAATTCCGTGGACATGACGAACGGTCCCGTATTCAATACGGTTTTGAAATTCTATCCGGAAATCGGAATCGGAGGACAATGGATTTCCTATTCTTCTTCCTCCACTATTTTTAACAGAGTGGATATGTCGGGGTGCGCGATAGACGGAACCTTATTTTATACGGGAGGTAGGACCTATAATTCGGGAGCCGCCAACTCGGGTACGGATGCGTTCGTTCCTCCCGCAAATACAACCACCTCTTTTAGCGAACCGAGTCTATCCGAATCCAAACACGGAGCCGCCTCTCTTTGTATCAAACCCAAATCCACCGATCCTTTTCCGGGAGACGGAGTATGGTTCGGAGTGGTAGGAGGTTCCACAGGTTCGGGTAACGTATTCCAACCTCCTAGCGCACTTACTCCTACGAACAAAACCGAGTTCTATCAATTAGGCTCTTCCGTATTCTCGGCGGGTCCGACGTTACCTTCATCCTTATATTATCCTGCGGTACAGATCTCCTACGAGACTCGGAAAATTTTCGTGTTCGGAGGGGCGAGCTCCATCAATGTTCCGCAAGACTCCGTCTATTCCTTGGATTCCGGCAGTCCCATTCTTTCCGCCTGGTCCGCGATACCGGAGACTATGCCCAGAAGAAGGTACGCTCATAAGGCTCTCAGGATAGACAGATGA
- a CDS encoding tetratricopeptide repeat protein has protein sequence MRRRFRFFLQILFLSLLFFSFSDLFSQQTPEEFWIQEGEILLENKKYSEAKDLAESVLSQNPIESRAEFLLTRAWMGLGKEEIQKGNRKAAKEYLEKAYKNWPLNEGLRKELSDLQSPVNVTERKNVPVRVYSPPASPEFKESLDSLREEIRQWRTEISDWRKDSETSDFQRSIFYALLAQLVLQILGFYWIRKHS, from the coding sequence ATGAGAAGAAGGTTCCGATTCTTCTTGCAGATCCTATTCTTATCTTTGCTATTCTTCTCTTTTTCGGATCTATTTTCCCAACAAACACCGGAAGAATTTTGGATCCAAGAAGGTGAAATTCTTCTAGAGAACAAAAAATATTCCGAGGCCAAGGATCTAGCGGAATCCGTTCTTTCTCAAAATCCGATCGAATCCAGAGCGGAATTCCTTTTAACCAGAGCCTGGATGGGACTAGGAAAAGAAGAAATCCAAAAAGGGAATCGTAAGGCAGCCAAGGAATATCTGGAGAAGGCTTATAAAAACTGGCCTTTAAACGAGGGATTACGCAAGGAACTTTCGGATTTGCAATCTCCGGTTAACGTTACCGAAAGAAAGAATGTACCCGTAAGGGTTTACTCACCGCCTGCTTCCCCTGAATTCAAAGAAAGCCTAGATTCTCTGCGGGAAGAGATTCGGCAATGGAGAACCGAGATATCGGATTGGAGAAAGGATTCGGAGACTTCGGACTTCCAAAGGTCGATTTTTTACGCACTCTTAGCCCAATTGGTCCTGCAAATTCTCGGATTCTATTGGATCCGAAAACATTCATAA